CGGGCTGCTCTGCATCGAGTAGTGGGTGTGGGTGTGAAGATGAACGAACTCCAAGGCGCTTCTCATGTCTGGTTGCAATCGCCGGACGGCGCGGAAATCACCCTCCGTCCCGGCACGTCAACCATCATTATAACCTTTCGGGCCGTTCCTGCAAGCCCGAAATCGAGCGACGCTGCGCGGCTTTCCTGATCACTGCCGGAACGCTCCCTGCTCGGTTCAGGCGGACGCGGCGGCGATGACGTTCCGGTACAGCGTTTCATAATTCTCGACCATGTGGCGCAAAGTGAAGCGCCGCTCGAATTCGCGTCGGCACGCGGCTCTCGAAATCGCGCCGATGTTGTGGATCGCATGGATGAAATCGAGCTGGCTGTCGCAGACAAATCCGCTGACGCCGTCGGTAATCACCTCGGGGCTGGAGCCGCACCGCCGCACGATGACCGGCGTGCCGCAGGCGAGCGCCTCAATCATCACCAAACCGAACGGTTCCGGCCAGTCGATGGGATTGAGCAGCGCGCGAGCATTCCGCAGCAACTCCCCTTTCCGGCGGTCGTCCACCTCGCCGATGTACTCGATGTAGGGGCTGTCGAGCAGCGGTTCAACCTTTGCCTTGAAATATGCCTTGTCGGCGGCGTCGATCTTGGCGGCCAGCTTCAGCCGGATTTTGCACGCTCTTGCCAGCCTGATCGCTTCATCGGGTCGCTTCTCTTCTGAAAAACGCCCAAGGTAAATGAAGTAGTTTTCCGGATCGGGATTGTAATCGAAAAGGTTCTCCGGATAACCGTGATAAACAGTGCCCGCCCAGTTGATACCCGGCACCGGCGCTCGCTGCGAGTCGCTGATCGACACCCAGGCCATCGAGCTGTAGCGCTTCAGTATGTCAACATAGTCTGGAATATCGAGCCGTCCGTGCATGGTCAGTACCGTCGGCGTCCGTGAGCGGCTGGCGTAGGGCAGCGTGAGATATTCGAGATGCGAATGGATGATGTCGAACTCCCCGGCCATCTCTTCGTACACCCTGGAAAGCATCAGCATGTGCATGATGATGGTCGAGTGGATTTTGCGACCGAGCCGCAGGCTTTGCGTCACCGGCGCAATCAGCCTGGCGCTGGTGATGGAGTCCCCGGAGGCAAAAAGCGTCACCTCGTGCCCCCGCTCCACCAGCCCCTCGGTGAGGTAGTAAACGACCCGCTCCGTGCCGCCATATTTTTTGGGTGGGACGCTTTCGATCAGTGGGGAAATCTGCGCGATTCTCAGTTTCTTCATCATATCGTTTGTGGTTCAGGGCACCGCTAAAAAGTGTTCTGAGCGACCTGAGTGCAAGGCGGATGGAGCGCCGAAACCGGATCGTACATGCAGTACGTGAGGATTTCGAGCACCACCCGACAAAGCAAACCGGATGCGCAATGAGTTTTTAGCGGGCCATTCATCTTGGCGGACAGTAACTCAGGGTTCGTGGTTCATTGGTACATATCTTGTACGTCTTCCCGTAAAGCGTGCAGGGCAAGGTCATCTCCGAAGCGGCCTCGATTGTGATCAGCACCTCGGTGTGGGTGATGTCGAGATGGACGGTGCGCTCGCGCCATTTGACCCTGAAGGCGAGTCGATCCCACTTTTTCGGCAGCCACGGATTGAGCACGATCCGGTCGGATTTGAGCAAAAGACCGCCGAATCCGTGGATCACCGTCTGCCAGCTTCCTCCGACCGACGCTGCATGAATGCCGAGTTCGGTGTTGTCGTGCAGGTTTTCGAGGTCGAACAGCGCTGTCTTCATGAAATAGCGGTAAGCGTTGTTACGCTCGGCGACGGCAAGGCCCATCATGGCGTGGGTGCAGTGGCTCAGTGAGGATTTGTGCGCCGTGCGCGGCTCGTAAAAGTCGTAGTTGGCCCTCTTCTCCTCGAAGCTGAATGAGTGTGGAAAAAGCAGCATCATGAGCAGCACGTCGGCCTGCTTGATGAGCTGGGTACGTCCGATGTTCCGGTAGGTCACTCCCGGAGGCAGCACCGGATGACCGGAGCGGTCGCAACGCCCGATCACGTGATCTTTGAGGGCGAAGTAGCCATCGAACTGCTCGATCAGCCCCGTTTCGGCATTCTGGGTGAACTTGAGACAGCGGCTGATATCCAGCCAGCGAGCCGGTTCATCGTCGCCGAGAGAAATCTTCTCCTCAAGCTCACGCAACGCTTCCGGAGCCGTTTTGCCGACATGCTTGAACAGCATGGCTGCAAGCCGCAGATGCCACTTGACCAGCCAGTTGGTGTAGGCATTGTTGTTGACGTGCTCGTGAAATTCATCCGGCCCGATCACCGTGTGGATTTCGTAACGCTCCCCAACCCTGGTCACCCGGCTCGCCCAGTACCGCGCCGTCAGGAACACCATCTCCAGCCCGCAGTGCAGAAGGAACCCCTCGTCGCCGGTCACCCTGAAGTATCGCTCCACGCCGTAAATGACGTCTGAGACGATGTGCTCCTCCTCGACGCCGGTGTAGATGAAGCGGATGATCTTTTCGAGCTTGGAGGCGAAACGCGGCGTCACGTCCTCACCGGTGGTGGCCGACTCCCAGGCGAAACGTGCCCCCTCGCAGCCCGACTTTTCGGCGTTCACGATCGCGCCGGGCAGCGTGTTGAAGCGATACATGAGCGCGTTGCGCGCCATCGCCGGAAAGTTGTGGATGTAGAACGGAAGGATGAAAATCTCGGTATCCCAGAAGACATGCCCCATGTACCCCTCCGAGCTGAGGAACTTCGCTCCGATGGGGCCAGGTTTGGCCGGGCCGTTGATAAGGAGCTGGTAGATGTTGTAGCGAAAGGCCTTTTGCGCGGCCTCGTCGCCGTCGATACGCACGTCGGCCTGCTTCCAGAGTTCGCTCCACACATCGAGATGCCGCCCGATCTCGACCGGAGCTCCCGTGCGGACGTAGCTGCGGAGATTGCAGATCGCCTCCCGCATCATGGAGCGCGAGCGCTCCTCCGGCACATCCCGGCTGGTCATGACGACAGCGAGCTTTTCAAAGGCATACGAATGCCCGCGTGCAGCATCGATGGTGATCTCGCTGGTTAACTTTTCTCCGTAAATCCTCGGCTCCCAGCGGAGCATCGGGGCGGAACCGCTAACCATCTTCCACGATGCGCCGAGGGCGATGCGAATGCCCCGCTCGCGGGTCTTCATTTCGAGATACATGAAGTTCCGCCCCCGCTCGATCCGTTCGAGCTGCAAGTGCTTGTACTGCTCGCGCGGAAAAAATCCCCGGTTGTAGACCTGACCGTTCAGCCCCGAAAGCACGCGGATCTGCCCCGAAAAATTCCTCGGCGTGATCTTCACCCGCATGTAGCCGCGATGGGGATCATGCATGAAGACAAGTCGGGAGGTTTCGAGCGTGAGGATTTTTCCGTGCGGATTTTTGAAGGTGGTGCGGCGGTGGAGGATGCCTTTTCTCATGTCGAGCACCTGCTCATGCTCCAGCGCCTGGCAGCAGGAGAGGCAGAACTTCCCGCCCTCGTGCCAGACCGACACGTCCGTCCACATCGGGCACTTCACCAGCTCCTCGACATCGGCCTCCGACTTGTCGTAGATGCCCGCAAGATACATGCCGCCGCAATGGCCCGGCGGAAGCTCTTCGAGGCTTCCACGAACATTCAGGTAGCCATTGCCCGTGGTCAGAAGGGTTTCGTTGATCTGGATCGCTTTGGCTGCCTTGCGGTACCCCTTTTTCCTCAATAGCCACTCTTCCGGGGAGAGCTCGAACAAAACGTCCAGCTCTTCCACCGGCATCCCATCGCCTGACAATGAACTTCCGGTCATAATTTCCCTCCTCCTGGCATCAGCCTCATTGCATAGGTGATCGAAGTATCGACGCAGCTTCAAAATGAAACGGCTCATCGACGAAGATGCCGCCGTTTACGGATTTCAGTCCACTGGCCTCCAGAACTTTAAATAACAAAGTTATTAAACCTGAAAGTTCACTGATTCGCAATCCCCTTTTGTGAACGAAAATTGCAGGCGCCAGCGAGCATCGAGTGTCACCGAACGGAAAACCGGTGGGGGCCGGATGAGGTTTGAGGCGGTTTTTTTCTTATTTTGCGCAAAGATAGCAGGCTAACCCAACCTTCAAGGCCATACCCATTGGAGCAGAACATTTACAAGCAATGCCCCGTCTGCGGTTTTCCGCTGACCCAGCAGAATGCGATTTGCCCCAGATGCGGCAATGACATTCTCGAAGACATCAACACGCTCGACGAACAGAATCTCGACAAGCACTATCGGATCATCGAGGAGAAAAAGGCCGACTGGTACATCCGGTGCCTGGCCGAAAACCTCGACAAAGGCAAGTCGCCGGTCGTGAACTTTTCGAACGACTATACCGGCCCGATGCACTCGGGCTTCCGCAACCGTCTCTCAGCCGCCGAAGAGGAGGCGCTGGCTGCGTCGCGGGCCGTGCTGTTGCGAGACCCGCAGAAGCGGCACAACTGGTTCAAGGCGCTGGGCCACGACTGGAAGGAGGTGGTCAAAAACACCCTGAAAATCCAGCGCGACCCCTCGGACGACGAGTTGCTCGGCATCCTGAACGCCACGAGCATCCGGTGCGACAACATGCGAATCCACAACCTCGCACCGGTCAGCCTGCTCGAAAACCTGCAACAGTTGCGGTGTGACGAAACGCCGATCGAGAGCCTCGAACCGCTCAGAAACCTCCGGAATCTGAAGCGGATTTACGCATTTGACTGCGACTACACCTCACTCGACCCACTGCGCGACATCCTGTCGCTCAAGCTGCTCTGGATTTCGAGCACCGAGGTGAGCGACCTCGAGCCGGTCAGCGGCCTCGTCAATCTGGAGGAGCTGTACTGCTCCGAAACGATGGTGAGCGACCTTTCGCCGGTGAGCGGCCTCGTCAATCTCGAAAAGCTGAGCTGCTACAAAACGGAGATTACCTCGATCGAGCCGCTCCGCAATCTGAAAAATCTCTCCGAACTCGGCATCAACAGCACCAGCGTCAGCTCACTCGAACCGCTGGCAGGGCTGGAGGATCTCGAATACCTCCGGTGCAGCCGCACGGCTATCACCAGCCTCGAACCGCTGCGGAATCTGACGGCGCTCAAGGAGTTGAGCATCGAGCAAACCCCCATCCACACCCTCGAACCGCTGTCGGGCCTTGTGGAGCTCGAGGAGCTGAGCATCACCGGAACGCTTGTCGATTCGATAGCACCGCTGATGAACCTGATGAGTCTCGAAAAGCTCGAACTCTCGTCAGGCAGAATCCCGCAGACCGAAATCGACCACTTCATGCAACTGAATCCAGCGTGCGAGGTGGTGATAAAGGCGTGAGGCTGGTGGGTTAGCGACGAATACAAAAGGGGATGATGGCTTGATAGAATTGCCGTCATCCCCTTTTTTTATGATTTCCCCCCTGGGAACGCCAAGCTCCAGCTTGGCAATGGAGCCGATTGAAAACAGAAAAAACAGAAATATATCCACCCTTAAAAGATTCTGTGACAGCGCTTTCGGTATATGAAGTTGCAGAGCTTCTGACACTGGGAGATAACCTGATTACTAATTTTTATATGTTGTATTGCAGTACGGATGAGTCACTTGACCATTATCAGCAACACCAATACCGCCATCTTCTTTTCTATCTATATGGTCGATAGTAATTGAGTTCAAGTGTATGTAACCATTACAAATTTTGCATCTATTTGCAGACTCAAGAGCCGACTTTAGAAAAACCTCAGACTTAGTATTCTGATTAAATTCTTTAGACTGACTCTGCTCACCTTTATCTTCAAGATTCAGATATGAAAATCGCTTTTTCAACTCAACACCTATATCAGCTAAATCCGTATTATTTTCAATCATATCAATCATCCGTTCATATACTTCTTTAAGCTGTTTATAACCTTTAAGACCGCTACCATATTTCACAGTTACTTGATTTGTAAAATACTTATAACGAATCAAAACCGACTCAATTTTTTCTCGTATTTCCGTAAATCTATCGAAATAACCTCTCTTATCAAAATCTTTAATTATTTCAATCCAAGCCATAAAGGCTGTTGGCTGATACCGCCCTTTTTCACTATAAAAATATACCGCAGGATGAAGACCTAAAGAAGAGGGATGTGTCGTGGTAAAGCGATGTATAACTTTAATAGTACTTTTTAAAAATCTAATAGTTTCGTTCCCATCAAGATCTTCAGAAACTTCCGTTTCTGAAACATTATTAGACAGTTTTACCAAATCAAATATCAAAGGGAGAGTTCTTGACGAATAACCTTTTCCTGCTAATGGAAGATCCAGAGTTTTTACTGGCGTCTTCATCTCAGGTGTAAATAAGTTTTCATTAATCTCTTTAGCCAAACGTTCTACTTGAGCTTGTATTTCGGGCGAAAAACTATCCCAATACTTGTGACCACTACCAGAGCGCAAAATCGCACGTGAAGCCATCGCATATGGCTTCTTTCTTGCCTTTAAAAGGGCAATTTCAGTATCACTAATCGGTGTTGCTTTTTGATTAATAGTAAAAAACGAAGTCTCTGCTTTCTCTGCACTACCTGTCACCCATTGAAGCTGCAGAGACAAAAAACCCAACTTGTTAGCTGATGCGAGAAGCTCAGGTTTCGCCTGTTCTGGGTTTCTAATTGCAGCCATAAAACTTGCATAAGATCCAACCTCTTTATCAACATGGCGTTTAGTTTGCTCTGCCACTCGTTTTTGTTCATTATCAACTTCATGATTAAAAAATGACTGTGAAATAAAACCGTTACCATAATCATCATTTACCCATGCTATTAGTGCACTAAGCCTATGTGCACCGTCAATAACAAAAGTATATTGCCCTGCTTGCCATAAAATAATTGAAGGAATCAAATCACCATCAATAAAGCTTTTTATAAACGAAGCTATTTTACCTTTATCCCAATCAGACGTTTCTCTTTGAAAGTCCGGCTTCCTCAAAGAAGAATAAAAAAACTCTCTCCTTTTACCAATTCACTAACTTTCAATTTATCAGCTAAATTTTGAGCTACTGATCCACCTTCAACAGCAAAATCTTCTCTTTTAATTAAAGCGTCTAAATTTACATTTGACATTTTTCAGTACTCCCCCATTCTTATTTTTTTATTACAGAAAAGCATCACAAACGATATTCAAATAACCCTCTCATCGTTCACCTGCTCAAGGTGGTAATCTATAATTATTTCAACCACATTCTTCAACTCCATCAGGGTATCTTTTTCGGAGTAGGCGAATGCGAACAGGTTTTGATGACCTTCTACTCTGGCCAGATAACCATCTCCATCCTTTTCAATCACTATACCGGTTTTCATAACATCTTGTATCATTGAGTTTTAACAGGAGTCTCCCCCGCGATGAGCCACGCGAACCATCAGACCATAAGCACTCGTAAATATTAGCGCATAATCAGAAAAGAAACAACCGCCATGATTGAGCGGGCATAAAAAAAGGGCAGACACACAGGTCTGCCCCTACAAAGAATCAGGCTGTTAATCCCGTATCACTCGATATACATCAGCGGCTGGTTGGCGGAGAGCGTGTCTCCCGGTTTGGCGAGGACGACGGTTACGATGCCCGATACCGGCGCTTTGACCGGGGATTCCATCTTCATGGCTTCCATCACCGCGACCTCTTGGCCCTCTTCAACCTTTTGGCCAGCTTTGACCTCCATCTTGAAGACATTGCCCGGCATCGAAGGAAGCACCGGTGTGCCCTGATGCTGCAACTGCGGCGCTGGCGCGGCCATCTGCGGCATCACGAAGGGCTGCAATCCGGACGCGACAGACTGCGCCATCGCCACGCCGTCGGCGATCACCACGTTGAAGGATTTGCCGTCCACCATGACGAGGTAGTTGCCCGAAAGGCTGCTGCGCGAGGCGGGGCGGATCAGCTCCTGCAGGCGATCCTGCAACGAGTTGCCGTGCGAGGTGACCTTCAGCTCCTCTTCGCTATGCTTGGCCTTCTCTTCAGCCTCAACGTCCGCCTTGTAGCGGATACCCATCGGCTTGTCGCCCTTGAGGAAACCGATGCCTTTCGCGCCGCAGGTGGCCGCTATGAAGATGTTCTCGTCGGTCGCCTCAAGTCCCGCCTCTTCGAGCAGCTTGCGATTGTGCTCAATGCCAAGCTCGGGATTGCGGTCGTTGATGTCGTGCACGTCCTGAACGGTCGGCTCCAGGCCGAGCTGTTCGGCGGCAAGCGCCACCACTTCAGGATCGGGCGCGGCGGGCGTCTTGCCGAAGTAGCCGAGCACCATCTTGCCGTAGCCGTCCACGATCTTCTTCCACGGCCCCTGCACGGTGTTGGCGAAAGCCTGCTGGAAGTAGAACTGCGAAACCGGCGTCACCGACGAGCCGAAGCCCCCCTTGGCGACCACTTCGCGCATGTTGCGGATCACCTCCGGGAAGAAGTGCAGCGTGTCGTGGTCGCGCATCATCTGCGTGTTGGCCGTCAGCGCGCCGCCCGGCATCGGCGAGAACGGAATCACCGGATTGACCTCTTTGGCCTCCGGCGGCATGTAATATTTGTCCATGTGCTCGATGAAGATCGACTCGACCTTCAGGCACTTCTCCTGATCGATGTCGAGCGTGAAATCGGTGCCGCGCAGGCGGTGCCACATGGTGAGGATGTCAACCTCGGCGGTGCCGCCGCTGACCGGAGCCATCGCGAGGTCGATGATGTCTATGCCCGCTTCGATGGCCGCGTAGTTGCAGGCCACGCCCATGCCGGCGGTGTCGTGCGTGTGGAACTGGAGCACGGTGCCCTCGGGCAGCATCTTGCGCGCGCCCTTCACGGTTTCGTAGATCACCGCGGGAGTGGTGGTGCCGGAGGCGTCCTTGAAGGCCACGCTGTCGAACGGAATGCCCGCGTCGAGAATCTCTTTCAGCTTGTCGAGGTAGAACTGCGGCGTGTGGCAGTAGGATTCGTTCAGGCCCGGTGGCAAACCCATCAGGGCGACCACCACCTGGTGCTTCAAGCCTGCATCGACGATGCACTGGCCCGACCAGGCGAGGTTGCGCACGTCCATGAGCGCGTCGAAGTTGCGGATGGTGCTGACGCCGTGCTTTTTGAAGAGTTTGGCGTGCAGGTCGATGATGTCGCGCGACTGCGAAACGAGGCCGACCACGTTGGCGCCTCGCGACAGGGTCTGGAGATTGATGTCGGGGCCGACCACGCGGCGGCAGGCGTCCATCATCTCGAAGGCATCCTCCTGACAGTAGAAGTAGAGGCTCTGGAAGCGCGCGCCTCCGCCGATCTCGAAGTTGTCGGTGCCTGCCTCGACGGCTGCTTCGAGCACCGGAAGGAAATCCTCGGTTTTGACTCTTGCTCCGTAACAGGACTGGAACCCGTCGCGGAAAGAGACATCCATAAACCGTATTTTTTTCATAGAAGGCTCTCGTTGGTGGTTACTGATCTTTTATTGCCGCGCTCTTTTGCCTGTCGCCGTGGACGGACATGCGGCCAATGCTTTCAAATTCCGGAGACTTCCCGCGCTCAATCTTTTGCGCTGCCAAGACTTTCGAGCTTCGCGAAGGACTCCTCGTCCACCTGCTGGTGGAGGCTGTTGCCGTGCGCGTCCATCGTAACAATGCACGGGAACGCCTTGGCCTGCAAGTGCCACATCGCTTCCGGCACGCCCATCTCTTCGAGGAAATCGACGCCGGTCACCTTTTCGATGCACCGCGCGTAGTACTGCGCCGCGCCACCGATGGCGTTGAGGTAGACCGCGCCGTGCTTCTGCAAGCCTGCCAGCGTCTTCGGCCCCATGCCGCCCTTGCCGATGACGGCGCGCAGGCCGAGCTTCTCGATCACGTCCGACTGGTAAGGCTCCTCGCGAATCGAGGTGGTCGGGCCGGCGGCGACGACGCGGTACTCGCCCGCCTCGTTCTTGAGCATCACTGGGCCGCAGTGGTAGATGATGCCGCCGCGGATGTCGAGACCCTCCGGCAGGTCGTGGTGCATGATGTAGTGGTGGAAGGCGTCGCGCCCGGTGTGAATTTCGCCATCGACAATCACAATGTCGCCCACCTTGAGCGAACGGATGGTCTCTTCGCTGATCGGCGCCCTGAGCACCACCTCGCGGCCCGTGAGCGGAATCCCTACGCCATGGGCCATGCGCTTGATCTCGCCCGGATAGCGGTACTGCCACTCGGTGATCGCGCCTTCTTGCGGATCGACGATCACGCCGAGACGGCGGTAGGCCCAGCAGTTGTAGGCCACCGAGACGAAGAAGCTCGCCGGGACGCGATGCGATTTGCCGATCTTGCAGCCGAGCAGCGTGACCTTTCCGGCGAATCCCATCGGCCCGATGTTCAGCGTGTCAGCCTTGTCGAGAATTTCCGCTTCGAGGTCGGCCAGCACCGCGTCGGCGTTGGTGTCATCGACAGAGCGAAGCAACTGCTTCTTGGCGAGTTCGAAGCCGCTGGTGCGGTCGCCGCCGATGCCGACACCGATGAAGCCAGGGCTGCACCCCTGCCCCTGCGCCTGGTACACGGCATGGAGGATGCACTTGCGTACCCCGTCGAGGTCGCGGGCCGCACGGCCCAGTCCGGGAATTTCAGCCGGGAGCGAGTACTGGATGTTCTTGTTCTCGCAGCCGCCACCCTTGAGGATGAGCTTCACCTCGATCTCGTCGCGCTCCCACGGCTCGAAGTGAATCACCGGCACATGATCGCCGAGATTGTTGCCGGAGTTCTTGCCGGTGAGCGAATCGACCGCGTTGGGGCGAAGCTTGCCGGTACGGGTCGCCTCGGCGATGGCTGCCTCGATGTCGCGCTTCATCGCGAGCAGGTCAGCCCCTTTCGGCGCGTGGACGAAGAAGGTGGGCATGCCGGTATCCTGGCAGACAGGGGCAACGTTATCGACCGCCATGTCGATATTGAGCGTGATGGCGGACATGGCCAGCCCGGCCCGGGAATCGGGCGCTTCCTTCGCGGCGGCCTCGGCAATCGCCTTGCGCACATCGCTCGGCAGATTCGCGGAGGTCTCCGTGATCAAGGCTATCATTGAATCCCTGAACTGTTTCATAATCGGCATGCTTGTGGTGAACAAAGATAGTGAACGCTCATGCTGCGACAGCCCTGTCGTTGCCGTTCCGCCGGACGATCCCCAAGAAACGGGGTGCCGCTCCGGTGAAGCCGCCCGTCATCTTGAGACGCGGGCTGTACAGACAAAGAAACCTGGAAAACTCTATCATCGATTACGCCCTTATTTGCTGATAATTCAAGCGGTAATCGAGGGCTGGCAGTAAAACGTGGAATTTACAACTTTTTTTGAGAAACCATGAGCAGGCTATCACTTCACGGGTAAATATGCCAGCGCCGGAGAGGCGACGAAACATTGTACAGCAACGGATTGCCGTTGCCAGTCGCCCGTATCCAGATCGATACCGCATATGGGCTTTGAACAGTGTATATCTGTTCAGGGAAAATTGAAAAAGAAATTGGGCTGAAGCCCGGATTTTTTAAAACCGCATATACCCCGGACTGAAGTCCGGGGCAATTGCTGAGAAGCATACCCGGCTCGCGCATGCACTTAAAAATCCAATTGCACTCAGGCGGGCTTTAGCCCGTCGGACATTCAACTTTCTTACATTCACATTGCCCCGGCTTTCAAGCCGGGGTCAGGCGGTCAGCAAAAAAACCGGGCTTCAGCCCAATCTCTTGCTGTCTTGGCAGATTCCATCTGATGGATCGCCACGCCCCGGCAAGCAGGGACTCGCGATGACGATTCTTGCCTCGTCGCCAAAGTAACGACGCCATTGCACCCCTTTCTGGTTATACCGGATTTTTTGCCTTAGCTTGTGGATGAAACCGACAAAATCGTGAAACGCATGATCCAGCCAGCCGAAGCACTTCGCCGCCCCGAAGCCTATCCTCATCCGGTTTCGGCGGATATCACCGTGGTCGAAACCCATATTTCGTGGATATTCCTGACCGGTGAGTTTGCCTACAAACTCAAGAAGCCGGTGAGCCTCGGCTTTCTCGATTTTTCGACGCTCGAACGGCGCAAGCACTTCTGCCACGAAGAGCTGCGCCTGAACCGGCGGCTCTGCCCGGAGCTGTACCTCGACGTGTTGCCGGTCACGGAGTCGGAGGGCAAACTGCGGATCGGCGGCGAGGGCGAGGCGGTGGATTACGTCATCCGCATGGCGCAGTTCGACCGGAACTTCGAGCTTGACCGGCTGCTCCGCAACAACGAGCTGA
This genomic window from Chlorobaculum limnaeum contains:
- a CDS encoding glycosyltransferase family 4 protein; the protein is MKKLRIAQISPLIESVPPKKYGGTERVVYYLTEGLVERGHEVTLFASGDSITSARLIAPVTQSLRLGRKIHSTIIMHMLMLSRVYEEMAGEFDIIHSHLEYLTLPYASRSRTPTVLTMHGRLDIPDYVDILKRYSSMAWVSISDSQRAPVPGINWAGTVYHGYPENLFDYNPDPENYFIYLGRFSEEKRPDEAIRLARACKIRLKLAAKIDAADKAYFKAKVEPLLDSPYIEYIGEVDDRRKGELLRNARALLNPIDWPEPFGLVMIEALACGTPVIVRRCGSSPEVITDGVSGFVCDSQLDFIHAIHNIGAISRAACRREFERRFTLRHMVENYETLYRNVIAAASA
- a CDS encoding glycoside hydrolase family 65 protein codes for the protein MTGSSLSGDGMPVEELDVLFELSPEEWLLRKKGYRKAAKAIQINETLLTTGNGYLNVRGSLEELPPGHCGGMYLAGIYDKSEADVEELVKCPMWTDVSVWHEGGKFCLSCCQALEHEQVLDMRKGILHRRTTFKNPHGKILTLETSRLVFMHDPHRGYMRVKITPRNFSGQIRVLSGLNGQVYNRGFFPREQYKHLQLERIERGRNFMYLEMKTRERGIRIALGASWKMVSGSAPMLRWEPRIYGEKLTSEITIDAARGHSYAFEKLAVVMTSRDVPEERSRSMMREAICNLRSYVRTGAPVEIGRHLDVWSELWKQADVRIDGDEAAQKAFRYNIYQLLINGPAKPGPIGAKFLSSEGYMGHVFWDTEIFILPFYIHNFPAMARNALMYRFNTLPGAIVNAEKSGCEGARFAWESATTGEDVTPRFASKLEKIIRFIYTGVEEEHIVSDVIYGVERYFRVTGDEGFLLHCGLEMVFLTARYWASRVTRVGERYEIHTVIGPDEFHEHVNNNAYTNWLVKWHLRLAAMLFKHVGKTAPEALRELEEKISLGDDEPARWLDISRCLKFTQNAETGLIEQFDGYFALKDHVIGRCDRSGHPVLPPGVTYRNIGRTQLIKQADVLLMMLLFPHSFSFEEKRANYDFYEPRTAHKSSLSHCTHAMMGLAVAERNNAYRYFMKTALFDLENLHDNTELGIHAASVGGSWQTVIHGFGGLLLKSDRIVLNPWLPKKWDRLAFRVKWRERTVHLDITHTEVLITIEAASEMTLPCTLYGKTYKICTNEPRTLSYCPPR
- a CDS encoding leucine-rich repeat domain-containing protein, which codes for MEQNIYKQCPVCGFPLTQQNAICPRCGNDILEDINTLDEQNLDKHYRIIEEKKADWYIRCLAENLDKGKSPVVNFSNDYTGPMHSGFRNRLSAAEEEALAASRAVLLRDPQKRHNWFKALGHDWKEVVKNTLKIQRDPSDDELLGILNATSIRCDNMRIHNLAPVSLLENLQQLRCDETPIESLEPLRNLRNLKRIYAFDCDYTSLDPLRDILSLKLLWISSTEVSDLEPVSGLVNLEELYCSETMVSDLSPVSGLVNLEKLSCYKTEITSIEPLRNLKNLSELGINSTSVSSLEPLAGLEDLEYLRCSRTAITSLEPLRNLTALKELSIEQTPIHTLEPLSGLVELEELSITGTLVDSIAPLMNLMSLEKLELSSGRIPQTEIDHFMQLNPACEVVIKA
- a CDS encoding GmrSD restriction endonuclease domain-containing protein; its protein translation is MRKPDFQRETSDWDKGKIASFIKSFIDGDLIPSIILWQAGQYTFVIDGAHRLSALIAWVNDDYGNGFISQSFFNHEVDNEQKRVAEQTKRHVDKEVGSYASFMAAIRNPEQAKPELLASANKLGFLSLQLQWVTGSAEKAETSFFTINQKATPISDTEIALLKARKKPYAMASRAILRSGSGHKYWDSFSPEIQAQVERLAKEINENLFTPEMKTPVKTLDLPLAGKGYSSRTLPLIFDLVKLSNNVSETEVSEDLDGNETIRFLKSTIKVIHRFTTTHPSSLGLHPAVYFYSEKGRYQPTAFMAWIEIIKDFDKRGYFDRFTEIREKIESVLIRYKYFTNQVTVKYGSGLKGYKQLKEVYERMIDMIENNTDLADIGVELKKRFSYLNLEDKGEQSQSKEFNQNTKSEVFLKSALESANRCKICNGYIHLNSITIDHIDRKEDGGIGVADNGQVTHPYCNTTYKN
- a CDS encoding biotin/lipoyl-containing protein; the encoded protein is MKKIRFMDVSFRDGFQSCYGARVKTEDFLPVLEAAVEAGTDNFEIGGGARFQSLYFYCQEDAFEMMDACRRVVGPDINLQTLSRGANVVGLVSQSRDIIDLHAKLFKKHGVSTIRNFDALMDVRNLAWSGQCIVDAGLKHQVVVALMGLPPGLNESYCHTPQFYLDKLKEILDAGIPFDSVAFKDASGTTTPAVIYETVKGARKMLPEGTVLQFHTHDTAGMGVACNYAAIEAGIDIIDLAMAPVSGGTAEVDILTMWHRLRGTDFTLDIDQEKCLKVESIFIEHMDKYYMPPEAKEVNPVIPFSPMPGGALTANTQMMRDHDTLHFFPEVIRNMREVVAKGGFGSSVTPVSQFYFQQAFANTVQGPWKKIVDGYGKMVLGYFGKTPAAPDPEVVALAAEQLGLEPTVQDVHDINDRNPELGIEHNRKLLEEAGLEATDENIFIAATCGAKGIGFLKGDKPMGIRYKADVEAEEKAKHSEEELKVTSHGNSLQDRLQELIRPASRSSLSGNYLVMVDGKSFNVVIADGVAMAQSVASGLQPFVMPQMAAPAPQLQHQGTPVLPSMPGNVFKMEVKAGQKVEEGQEVAVMEAMKMESPVKAPVSGIVTVVLAKPGDTLSANQPLMYIE
- a CDS encoding fumarate hydratase, giving the protein MKQFRDSMIALITETSANLPSDVRKAIAEAAAKEAPDSRAGLAMSAITLNIDMAVDNVAPVCQDTGMPTFFVHAPKGADLLAMKRDIEAAIAEATRTGKLRPNAVDSLTGKNSGNNLGDHVPVIHFEPWERDEIEVKLILKGGGCENKNIQYSLPAEIPGLGRAARDLDGVRKCILHAVYQAQGQGCSPGFIGVGIGGDRTSGFELAKKQLLRSVDDTNADAVLADLEAEILDKADTLNIGPMGFAGKVTLLGCKIGKSHRVPASFFVSVAYNCWAYRRLGVIVDPQEGAITEWQYRYPGEIKRMAHGVGIPLTGREVVLRAPISEETIRSLKVGDIVIVDGEIHTGRDAFHHYIMHHDLPEGLDIRGGIIYHCGPVMLKNEAGEYRVVAAGPTTSIREEPYQSDVIEKLGLRAVIGKGGMGPKTLAGLQKHGAVYLNAIGGAAQYYARCIEKVTGVDFLEEMGVPEAMWHLQAKAFPCIVTMDAHGNSLHQQVDEESFAKLESLGSAKD